TCAGAATAACTCCCGGAGATGGGCTACGGCTACAACAAAACTATCATAATGTATTGGACCGACTGTTCAATAAcccataaataaaaaaatcgtagaaaatttctgaaacaattgTGAAAGTGCACTTACTACCAAATTATTTCAGCGTCTCTGCAAATGtctatatattttattttattcggCAAAATTGCCGTGCGtaacaaactttgaaaatgtgatatttttgCTGTGTTTGAAGTTCCAGGTGGTGTGTCTGcttaaacataaaaataacatcaaaaaatttgtgttcTTTCACTACATTTTTGGGGACAAAATCAATacttttggtcaaaattgcattgtcaaattttggtgtgcgcggcaaatttcgaaatttgccgagctcggcaagttcggcaagttcggcaaatcgacttTATCATTTGTTTGTTAATGTCTTCTCAGTATAGAGAATGCGTTATGAATTTGGTTCTTTGTGGATGTTCTCCCAAAAAAACTTTGCCCAGACTGGCTTTAATGCAGAACGACTCTCAAAAATGGGCGACTACAACAAGACTAACGTGATTTGATGGAACGATCCGACTTTTGAATAACCCAAATGTGtaataaaatttcttaaaaaatccaaGAGGTACGAATATGTATATTTCATGTTTTGTATTCTCTGTCGTCtctcgaattttatttttgtgtataaatgaaataaaaaagagacCAATAGGTTTAGCGCGTGCGAACGACTGGTTTTTTGATGATCAGTCAGAATAAACAAAACAATACCAATTTCAACGgctagaaaaataattaggtaAGCGCCACCCTGAAAaagatcagaaaaaaactagaaaaagtttttcaagtgtccaaagaaaaaacaaaaaatacaaattcgtTTGGTCTATTTAGCTTGATGTCGAATGGGTTGTAACTCGTTATAAAAACTGACAATGGCATGAAAATGTGTTCACCCACTTCAGTtaactttttattaattacgatgtaaatcaaatcaaaaatcaggattaatcaattgaatttttttgctaactCAAAGCTTCTTTctctttatttaaaaaaaaacagtgttcTTTTAGATATATAAATATTCATATTAGGTAGCATTTAGTGCACTTGATCagttacatttttttcgtCAAGAAACAATATACATATGATATATGtgtcattcatttttccacgGGCATTGTTGAACTAACGTGCGACAATGGAACAAGTTTCGACGTTTGTCTAGaccgattttttgagcagaATGGTCTGAGAATCTGATTCCGAACAcctctgaaaatgattttatgtGATGCAACCGGAAACTTTGATTGGGTTACTTGTTTGTAGAGACAAGAAGGATGAAGTTCAGATGGGAAAATAAAATCCAGACACAGTTAAGTGATGCCAGAGTGTAGTTGGTCATTTTGAACCAGGATTCTGAAATatgatttaattattttgattttgatttttatttttccaatttcccacAAGCTTTCTGCTTTTAATAGAAAGACTAAAGATCCTTTTTGGCCATTTTCACACACCTGCATTGTGCCAAAATGTGATCAGTAGAGCCATGTACGTCGTGAGAATGGTCGCCTGAACAAGGATTCCTACTTCCGTACGAAAGGATGACGATGAGGATCGAGAGATTCTACGCTTCTGAaacttcttttgaaattcagaaaattatggTTGAACTCACTTTGTAAATACTATAAATGATGAGAATGTACGAAATGAAGCTCAGTGCAAGCGTTGGAAAACATAAAACCAGCTCAAGACTAGCAAACAAATCCGCATATTTAACTTTCATATCATAGGCCCAATTTGGTCCAGTGagttcgaaattttgagtGATACATCCAACAATCCAAACTGTAAATATGTAGATAGATCCTATCACGAGAGAAATCTGAATAACACTTTACATTTCATGAACAGATTTTTGAACTTACTATCATCCAAACCGACCACTTTGTAgctttaattttgaagaaggCAATTCCAATACGAGTACTCGCAAGTATTGCCATTATGACAAAAGTGGCAAGCCAAAGCGTGTTGGCAGTACAACCAATAATCTGGAAATCTGTTTATGATCcagttgtttaaaaaaataacgatAAAACTCAAAGCTTACTCTGACAAAGAATTGGGCCTTTTCGGCAACAACTGGAAAGATTAAGAAGATTCCAGTTAAAAAGTGACAGAATGATTGAGAAACATCACAGTAATTGAGGAGATTCAAGAGTTTGTAAGATATATTTTCTTTGAGATCACCTCTAGAATGGAGAGCCTTAAAATTGAggtcatttgttttttaactGGAAGAGAGGAAAACTCACATGAATAAGCAGTGCATATGCTGGAAAAACTACAACTGTAAGAATTACATAGAGAACTCCAATTGCAAGAAGTTCAGGGTCCGAGTTGAATACAGAAGATGTGTTGTGAGTAGGCATAACTTGGATGGCGACTGAAAATGAGTGATATCAGTTTATTAGATCGTGTTGCCAAGTGTCTCGTGACTTGGATCAAAAGTATATGATAAATAAGGggaacaaaagaaaaatcccACGCTGGAAGAGTACGGACTACTTTTTAGACTTTGgtctgaaatctgaaaaaaagagttttctaaatttcagaactaGTGAAGATGTTgcggcaaaaatttttcattgggaacattttcaaaacccCCCTTTTCccatcgtttttcaaaaaaaaacaatgtttcaaaatttgtatagaaatacaacaaaatatttgtactttttgaaaatacttctctttgcaataaaaagttttgaaaaattgctgagAAACTGACTCAAATATCAATGTCGATTGGCATATTGATTAGAATATCATTGGAATATTGGAATATTGGAATATCGATTGGCACATTCACTTGGCACATTGCGACTTTGAGTCAGATTTCGAGCAACtttataaaactttcaatAGACAGAAAAGGTATTTTCATGAAGTATTTTTTCCACATAAGTTCACATCTAGAGCTAAATTATGTATGCTGCAGATTATTTAactttgaatcaaaaaaaggatgactagaaaataatttcaaattgcaaGTTTTCTCAACCAAAAAGGTCATCTTAAATATAGACACATCTCGGCTGTATTTTGTgttgaaacacaaaaaaatgtgcgcCTTGAAAAAGTACGGTAGTTTCAAACGAAATCGTACGGTACTTCCAAGCCgaaaattccgcagcaacgggagtttgaaattacagtattctttATACTGGCGCTCATCTTTTTACACTCATTAAATAAGTCAATTTGAGACCAATTACCAcaataatggaaaaatttcgCATCTGGGTAATAACATCTgttgaattgaaaagttttctctCAAACATGCATGACAATGTTACTTCATTGACTTGAATATTATTTCGTGTTTCATGAATTTAAGTTTCAACTGTATAATGacaacattattttttacgTGTAGAATTCAGTTTTGCCCTGAAGCAgatgtaattaaaaattttacttccTTTTCTCTAATATCCAGCTTCCAGACAGAGTTATGAAAAACATCAGtcataatttcgaaattctatctttttcttatcattaaaaaaaaatccgtagAATATTCATTATTCggatttaattttataaaaatgtgtgaaatataattttgaagaaaaattgtttaaaatagtaaaactgtctttattaaaaaatgttgaatatttATATCATTGAGATTGTGCACACtgtcacaaaaaaatgttagttaaaagtttcatttttcaataggAGTTGTGGAGCTGAGATGAGTCAATGGGCCGAGCCGTGATGTTTGTGCAAAACGGCTTTTGGAGCAGAATGGCTTGAGAATTTGTTTTCGGACACCCCTGAAACAGATTCATGATTTTACAATTTGAGATTACTGTAAATTTCAACTTGTTAGTAGCAATGAGAAGAAACGAGTTGAGATGAGAAAACAGGATCCATGCACAGTTAAGGGTTGCCAACGTGAAGTTATTCATTTGGAACCAGGATTCtgagaaaaaggtttttttaaacacttttaacgtttttacggtattaaaataaatgtaatACTGTTAAAATCATGAATCTAGAtgcatttctgaatttttttctcaagtcTATTCATTCcactttttcattaaaaacctttcacctaaaaatatgactcctTTCATTATTTCCTCAAATCCCAGACACAGACAAGAATTTTTACACACACCTGCGTTGTGCCATAGAGTTATCAAAAGAGCCATGTATGTCGTGAGAACCGTCGCCTGAATCAAAATTCCGATTTCTGTCCGAAGAGACGATGACGAAGACTGGGCTAATTTTcgtttctaaaatatttcattaaaacgtttccaaaaagtttggaaaaccTTGTAAATGCTGTAGATGATAAGGATGTAAGAGCAGAAGCTGAGAGCAAGAGTTGGAAAGCATAACACCAACTCGAGCTCAGCAAAGAGGCCCGCAAACTTCACTTCCATGTCGTATGACCAAGCTGGTCCTATGAGTTGGAAGTTTTGAGTGATACATCCAACTATCCATACCAGAAAGATATACACAGATCCAATGATGAGGcatatctaaaaataatttttgatggaataCTCTCAAGACATTATGTCTTACTATCATCCAAATTGTCCATTTTGtaggttttattttaaagaaagcAATTCCAATTCGAGTACTCGCAAGTATTGCCATTATCACAAACGTGGCAAGCCAGAGGGTGTTAGCAGTACAGCCaaagatcttcaaaaaaaacttttttcagcatgtcttttttgtcaaaacaaaaaaaacctacccTAACAATGTACTGAATGTTTTCTGTAATAAATgggaaaatgaggaaaagCCCGGTAAAGAAATGACACACAGCTTGAGAAACATCACAATAATTGAGTAAATTCAATAGTTTGTAAGATATATTTTCTCGAAGATCACTTCTGGAGTGTAAAGCCTGGAAAtgcttattcaaaaattgagtataGAACAGAAGTGCACGggaattttgtcatttttggaagaattgCCAGGGTACTCAAAGTTtgataagttttgaaaattttaaagcggGCATATACTTTTGgtgaaaactttaattttacaaGCTCGTCATGCactaaatatcgattttatgAACCTGTTCTCTGtggaaaagaataaaaaattaaggtAGAATTTGTGAAGTTTCGAAATGTGCATTTTCCCTAGACTTGCCCCCTTTCCCCTTTTCTCTACTTTGACATCCAATATCTCGGTTTcctttggttttatcaaaaatttgtctgACATTTGTCTGACATGACATTTGTTTGACTGACAAAATATGTacgtgcaaaatatttctcttcatttttacaataaacttttttttatataacTTGAGACAATCGAGATATACGCCGTCAAAATAGAGCAATAGCGGTGCAAGTCTAGAAGGGAAAATACggtagatttgaaaaaagctgaaatcaaattttttggaaatttcaaattgcacGCACCCCTATTATACATCAAAACAGGCTTACATgaattatgagaaaatataCTGGAAATATGATTGCTGGAAGTAAAGAGTAAACTGTCCCAATAATTAACAGCTCTCGATCAGGATTTATTGCGAACAAATTGTTAGAAGTCATATTGTTGAGCGATACTGAATTCTGAAATGTCTAGACTAttgttgccaaaaaaaatgtctcgTGGTTGAAATCAtgagagaaaataaaagaaaagaaaaaaaacattttattaagTATAGAAAATCCCACGTAATGAATTTACACAGAATTTTAATACACAGAATTTTCACGTTTCGACAAATCTGGAGCAGACTTGGATTGAATTGTGAAATGGTGTCATTATAGGAATTCGGTACGaccataaaaaatgtattgttgtttttgataatactacttaattaaaatttcaaaatatttcaaaaaacaaaaaaaaaagtatagaaaatcCCACGTAAGATAAAAAGCAAGGCACTACAATCTGAGCCTTGGTCGGTTAAAGTTTCAGTGTTCAAAAGTGTAATGTATGTTTTTTATTATGGAAGTTAATATGAAACTCACCAGAGAACTAAATAATGAATTGGCTTCAACTGCTATAAATTCTATAAATCATTACTcgaataaaaacatttccaaagtAATCTGGAAATATCACCTGTCGACACAGAATTTTCACGTTTCGGCAAATCTGGAGCAGACTTGGATTGAATTGTGAAATGGTGTCATTATAGGAATTCGGTACGaccataaaaaatgtattgctGTTTTTGATAATACTacttaattaaaatttcaaaaaatttcaaaaaacaaaaagcgTTTTCTCTTCCACATATtcaatgaaattgtttttttttgaatttttgaatcgcAAAACCACTGAACACGTAATAACGTggtgaaaaaatgtgtttctgtttaaaaaaaaacaatttcacgtaattttttcatagattttattcatttatatATTGTTGGCAATGTCACATCTTTTCATGTGTGTACAAAAACCACTCAAAAACGAATTGTATTCATTTCTCGACTCTCTCGGCTCAGCTTTCTTTGAAAGCTGAGTTCTTACTAAAACTTCTTGTTGAATCTTTGTGTTCCGTGTTTGCTGAGCTGATCTTTTGGCAAAAGAATACTGAAAAAgctattatatttttttcgaacatcAATCAGAGTGactgagaaaaaaagtttgagtcaCGCCTACACAGTCCATTGTAAATTAGAGGAACACCAGTGCTCCAGCTGCTTGTTTTGGTTATTATAATTATTTCGTTTTTACatatttgaataatattaCGTGTTTTACCGTGTATTATAAGAGATGTTTATCATTTCAGAATGTGATACATGGGCAGATGGTGAAAGGTGAAAAGAGAAATTTCCTAGACAGCAATCTTATTGGTGTAGCTCATTGCAAAGCTTCACAAAAAGTAGCATATCACGAAACAAAGCATTGAAgggccaattttccaaattcactTCTGTAGGTCATATCTCCGCGGATAAATCTCTTAAAGGAAAGccatcaactaaaaagttgttggtctttttgtaagaaaacaagaaattattttgttatttttgtaattttcagaaaatattaaataaaaaccacCAAACGAAGAAATTTCCGTCGGAATATATATTATAACGTTATAACGACAATTGCagactgaaaatcgaaaaaaaaagagaagatgttttcgaaaaattattagttctgcgttttgttcattttcaaaagtcatTCTGTTAGTTGTAAATAAGTTATAAGTTATTGcagatttgtttttgaatgagAACTATTAAAACCACTTCTCTTGGctctgattttcaaatatcagAAATGCTATTAAATATAGACTCAGacataaaatttaaacaatgtTATAATAATTTAGAAAGCAGAAATAGAGCATTAGTTGTAGATAATCTAATAGTAAGTCAATGTGCGCAGAATCTGCGCGGAAAGTGCGCGGAATGTGCGCAAAAGACTAGTGGTGGGGATAATGGCCACACCAAAGGCAATGTGCGTTGAATGTGCGCGGAAAGTGCGCGGAATGTGCGCATACGCCTATCGagcatgtatttaaatactaTTTTTAACAATGATAAACAGCTAAGGAGGTACCCTTATCTTACGTTTATAATACAATgatatttttccgttttcagcTTTATGGAAATTATAGTGTTTTGAacgttgtttttctttgtgaaccatgaaattgaataattcaTTCACAACATAAACATGTACATTAAATTAACCCGAATTTTATAAGTTTAATTACATTCTAAACGCTCTATTCGTGCTTTGGTTTCTTTACCAGGCGGATAAAAGACAAAGAAAATTTcgccattttaaaaaatatataagtaAAAGTTACACATGAAAACGCTATAAAAACAATAGTATCCACACAATAATACTCGATATTCCCCATTTTAGCTCCGGGAAGTGCGAATATTTTATGAAGTCCTGGATTTACTGCTGCGTATTCCATCCATTCAACAAATCGATCCTTTGGTTTTGTAGGCTTCTCAACTAACATCTTCTGAAGTTTTCTTGCGCTTTCGGTGTAAGATTTGTCGAATAAAATTGCTCGTAGTCCATTTTCAATGCTTTCTTCTGACAGTTTCgatttattcaataaatagGTTGTTCCTCGAGCGACacctgataaaaatttttttttgataagagTTTATGATAGTTGTTGAACGTACCATTTCTTGCGTTATGAGGTTGATCGGCAAATAGAGGAATCGCGATGATAGGTTTTCCAGCATATGATGCCTCATTGAATGAGTTCAAACCAACATGGGAAATAAATCCAATTACACGTGGatcgtctgaaaataattaagatAAGATTTCATTGGTTAGGTGTAATTAATGGTGGGACAAAGTGTCGCAGACGTATGTAGGTACAGTTACTGATTTTAGACTCCCTTCGATTTATTTcgattcgattaaaaaaaaaactgagaatgtTTCGTGAAAATTCAAGATCGCTGAGCCACGGAGCCAATTTATAATCTTTTACGGctcggaaattatttttccagaaagtcaATTTTTGTCCTTATTTTGGCTTGATATACTCTGAGAAGAGAAATAGCAGTTCAGAAAGCATagattgagtttttgtttagtttttgtttaaatttctcCGACTAATTACGtctgtttttttgtaaaatttttaaaataagatcAAACATACAAAGCAGATCTGTCTGCGGCAGCCAATCCAACAGAATAACATTTTCCGCATCCTCGAACAGCTTCTCCTCTCCAGGTTGCACATTATATTTCCATAGGAATGTGTATTCTGGGTACTTTTTAAACACCTTCACAAAATTCCTAACTGCATATCGAGGGTAAACTGCTCCTGGAATCTGAGTGCCAAAACTGAAGATAATAGTTCCATTTGATGACTTTGAAAGTAAATTGTCAAGGTGGTGGTCAACTGGTTTTGGAGTTTTCAAGTTGATTCCTCCAATATATTGAATCCGGTGATTAATAAGCATTGGTGTTTCCATTATCTCATTAGAGTTCACAAATGATAAATCAACTTTGTCGATGACCTCATTAATACTGAAACTGGGTCCATAGACTTTCTGGAACAATAATTCTTGCTCTTTTCGGAGAGTTGGGATTTGATGGAAGTTGATGTGAGCCCAGGTTATCAGATTCCATAGTTTTCCGCTTAGTGTTGCCAAATCGAATGTATAGaataatgctgaaaaattatttggataATGGCAACCTACTtctttttgctgttttttacTTACGAACAACTTGAGAAGCAATATTCGGAAGTCCAATTGTTACTGTCTGAATTGACATCAGAGGTACTGCATTGAAAGTTGTAATTGAAGAAACTCCAGCTTTGTTTAGAATCCCAATTCCACAataatcaaaaactgaaacaactCCCACGTCATAGCTTTTTTCGGATAGGAATTGATGGAGTTTTTCGTCATGGAGAGCAactggaaaatcatttttatttaaaacttgaGTGACTTATAGTTGATACTTTCACACAGTTGATTTCCAATTAGAGTATATTGTCGGAAACCGTCAATTGGAAAAGGATTATTCTCGAATGGACTTGTCAAATGGTTCAATTTATGCCAGCTACTGCCATTTTTGAAACCAAGTGTGTAGAATCTGTCAGCTTTACTGTTTTCATTTCCTTTAGCCAGATCATTTATTCGAGCTATTACAAGATCCTGGAAAAAGACATAGAGATTTTGTATAgcaatatagaaaaaaattaccacaGTATGTCCTTTTTCCTTCAAACTATCAATAAGTGAATCTCCAAAATCCAGGTGACTTTTCCCAATTgcattaataaaaaatacaatgttagctgcattcaaaaaaagtggcaaaacaGCCAAAATTGTCAATGCGCAGAAGTGAATTTGTCTCATTGTTTCTGAAGTTGTACCACATAAAATTATTAGTCAAATATATAGCATGCCTACAATACAAACTACACAAGAACAGTGTCTGGGTTATCAATGATTTTAGGAATCGAATGGAGAATTCACGTGAACATGATAGTGGTCAGGCTAGGGATCAGTGTAGTTTGTGGGACATTTATCACTCGAGGGATCataatgtttgttttttagcGGAGAAGACAAGCGTTCTTTACACAAATTCGTCATTATTTTACAGAAGATTGCAGAGAATGGAAATTAACATATACGATCCGCaacatataaatttttggtatAGCAGACTTGTTGACTAGCttgtaaatatttgtttacatggattttaaaaattatcaacaaatGGTAGTATTCTAGCATTATGGTAGTATTTCATAATAGTATTTCAGGAAACATATTGTTCAACCAGATATTTTgaatgcaatactaatagaaaTTTCATGCTTATACCACCTATGTACAAGTCTTTCCATCAAACGTTGgatgaaataaataatttgggTCGAGAAATTCACATAgacattttacattttaaaacataatcAGGTAAATAATTAGAATTTCGGGGATACCGTGTTAAAAGGAAAACAATTCAATGGGAGCACTACTAATAGGGAAAATACGGAAAAATCGTCTTTTTTTGGGATGCTTCGACCTAGGCTTTTGTAACTTTTGGTAAAAGTCATTGATGGAATATAAATGATCCATTAAACataaattctcgatttttatttaatacaagaaaaatattgtCATCTGTTTCTAATACGAGCTATGGAGTACACTTAACACCATAAAGTCTGTGAAAATagattggaaattaaaaatataacc
This is a stretch of genomic DNA from Caenorhabditis elegans chromosome V. It encodes these proteins:
- the srt-64 gene encoding Serpentine Receptor, class T (Confirmed by transcript evidence), with amino-acid sequence MPTHNTSSVFNSDPELLAIGVLYVILTVVVFPAYALLIHALHSRGDLKENISYKLLNLLNYCDVSQSFCHFLTGIFLIFPVVAEKAQFFVRIIGCTANTLWLATFVIMAILASTRIGIAFFKIKATKWSVWMIISLVIGSIYIFTVWIVGCITQNFELTGPNWAYDMKVKYADLFASLELVLCFPTLALSFISYILIIYSIYKKRRISRSSSSSFRTEVGILVQATILTTYMALLITFWHNAESWFKMTNYTLASLNCVWILFSHLNFILLVSTNKGVRNQILRPFCSKNRSRQTSKLVPLSHVSSTMPVEK
- the srt-65 gene encoding Serpentine Receptor, class T (Confirmed by transcript evidence), which produces MTSNNLFAINPDRELLIIGTVYSLLPAIIFPVYFLIIHALHSRSDLRENISYKLLNLLNYCDVSQAVCHFFTGLFLIFPFITENIQYIVRIFGCTANTLWLATFVIMAILASTRIGIAFFKIKPTKWTIWMIICLIIGSVYIFLVWIVGCITQNFQLIGPAWSYDMEVKFAGLFAELELVLCFPTLALSFCSYILIIYSIYKKRKLAQSSSSSLRTEIGILIQATVLTTYMALLITLWHNAGVSENKFSSHSAPKAVLHKHHGSAH
- the ugt-51 gene encoding glucuronosyltransferase (Confirmed by transcript evidence); this translates as MRQIHFCALTILAVLPLFLNAANIVFFINAIGKSHLDFGDSLIDSLKEKGHTVDLVIARINDLAKGNENSKADRFYTLGFKNGSSWHKLNHLTSPFENNPFPIDGFRQYTLIGNQLCEIALHDEKLHQFLSEKSYDVGVVSVFDYCGIGILNKAGVSSITTFNAVPLMSIQTVTIGLPNIASQVVPLFYTFDLATLSGKLWNLITWAHINFHQIPTLRKEQELLFQKVYGPSFSINEVIDKVDLSFVNSNEIMETPMLINHRIQYIGGINLKTPKPVDHHLDNLLSKSSNGTIIFSFGTQIPGAVYPRYAVRNFVKVFKKYPEYTFLWKYNVQPGEEKLFEDAENVILLDWLPQTDLLYDPRVIGFISHVGLNSFNEASYAGKPIIAIPLFADQPHNARNGVARGTTYLLNKSKLSEESIENGLRAILFDKSYTESARKLQKMLVEKPTKPKDRFVEWMEYAAVNPGLHKIFALPGAKMGNIEYYCVDTIVFIAFSCVTFTYIFFKMAKFSLSFIRLVKKPKHE